The following proteins come from a genomic window of Dreissena polymorpha isolate Duluth1 chromosome 1, UMN_Dpol_1.0, whole genome shotgun sequence:
- the LOC127864238 gene encoding putative nuclease HARBI1 isoform X1: protein MHQFIFFPASEYDKARVKREFYSIAGFPNVLGFVDCTHVKIRAPKRNEMDFVNRKGYHSVNIQMICDPQFLITDVVVKWPGSVHDSRIFRESSICAKFENGQLDGLLLGDSGYACRTFLLTPYLHTQTQSQERAHISRHL from the exons ATGCATCAGTTCATATTTTTTCCTGCTTCTGAATACGACAAAGCTAGAGTAAAACGAGAGTTTTACAGCATCGCTG GGTTCCCCAACGTTCTTGGATTCGTGGACTGTACTCATGTCAAGATACGAGCGCCAAAACGGAACGAAATGGACTTCGTAAACAGGAAGGGATATCACTCCGTAAACATTCag atgatatgtGACCCGCAGTTCCTCATCACTGACGTTGTGGTGAAGTGGCCAGGCAGTGTCCACGACAGCCGAATATTTAGAGAGAGTTCTATCTGCGCCAAGTTCGAGAATG GTCAGCTTGATGGGTTACTATTGGGAGATTCCGGCTATGCCTGTCGGACATTTCTCTTGACTCCTTATCTGCATACACAAACGCAATCACAGGAAAG AGCTCACATCAGCAGACACCTTTGA
- the LOC127864238 gene encoding putative nuclease HARBI1 isoform X2, producing the protein MHQFIFFPASEYDKARVKREFYSIAGFPNVLGFVDCTHVKIRAPKRNEMDFVNRKGYHSVNIQMICDPQFLITDVVVKWPGSVHDSRIFRESSICAKFENGQLDGLLLGDSGYACRTFLLTPYLHTQTQSQERSDIT; encoded by the exons ATGCATCAGTTCATATTTTTTCCTGCTTCTGAATACGACAAAGCTAGAGTAAAACGAGAGTTTTACAGCATCGCTG GGTTCCCCAACGTTCTTGGATTCGTGGACTGTACTCATGTCAAGATACGAGCGCCAAAACGGAACGAAATGGACTTCGTAAACAGGAAGGGATATCACTCCGTAAACATTCag atgatatgtGACCCGCAGTTCCTCATCACTGACGTTGTGGTGAAGTGGCCAGGCAGTGTCCACGACAGCCGAATATTTAGAGAGAGTTCTATCTGCGCCAAGTTCGAGAATG GTCAGCTTGATGGGTTACTATTGGGAGATTCCGGCTATGCCTGTCGGACATTTCTCTTGACTCCTTATCTGCATACACAAACGCAATCACAGGAAAG aagtgacattacatga
- the LOC127864238 gene encoding putative nuclease HARBI1 isoform X3: MDFVNRKGYHSVNIQMICDPQFLITDVVVKWPGSVHDSRIFRESSICAKFENGQLDGLLLGDSGYACRTFLLTPYLHTQTQSQERAHISRHL, encoded by the exons ATGGACTTCGTAAACAGGAAGGGATATCACTCCGTAAACATTCag atgatatgtGACCCGCAGTTCCTCATCACTGACGTTGTGGTGAAGTGGCCAGGCAGTGTCCACGACAGCCGAATATTTAGAGAGAGTTCTATCTGCGCCAAGTTCGAGAATG GTCAGCTTGATGGGTTACTATTGGGAGATTCCGGCTATGCCTGTCGGACATTTCTCTTGACTCCTTATCTGCATACACAAACGCAATCACAGGAAAG AGCTCACATCAGCAGACACCTTTGA